GAGGTTCAGCGGCCACTGATCGGCGTTGCGGACGGTGGGGACGTCGTCGTCACCGCCGGCTTCGAGCAACAGCACTCGCACCGACGGGTTCTCGGCCAGGCGACGGGCCACGACCGATCCCGACGAGCCCGATCCGCACACGATGAAGTCGTAGTGCGGGCTCAGCCCGGCACCGTCGTCGGCTCCGCCCATGACCACTGCTCCGTTTCTGCTCGGGTTGCAGTTGTCTAGACGTCGGCGGCGCCGAAAGCGTTCACTCCTGCCGGCGCAGCCTCAGCACCGTGATCTCGCTCGGCGCGAACACCCGGAACGGAGGTCCCCAGAAACCGGTGCCCCGGCTGGTGTACAGCTGAGTGCGCTCGCCATGCCGGCTCAGTCCGTGCACGACCGGTTGTTCCAGCCGCACAAGGAAATTGAACGGCCAGATCTGACCGCCGTGAGTGTGCCCGGACACCTGCAGGTCGACGCGCGCGCGGACGGCCTCGGCGACCTGCTTGGGCTGGTGCGCGAGCAGCAGCACCGGCAGCGACCGGTCGGCGCCCTCGAGTGCCGCGTCGAGATCCGCGCCGTGCCCGCCCACCCCGGAGGAGCGCGCGGTGGCGTCGTCGACGCCGGCGACGACCATCGCATCGCCCCCGCGCTCGATGACGATGTGCCGGTTGTGCAGCACCGTCCAGCCGATGCGGTCCATGTACTCCAGCCAGCCCTGCGCCTCACTGAAGTACTCGTGGTTGCCGGTCACGTAGACGCGGGCGCAGGTCGCGGTCACCGACGCCAGCGGTTGTGCCTGCGGTTCGCGGACGCCGACCGTCCCGTCGGCGATGTCGCCGACATGGCACACGACGTCGGCGTCCAGTTCGTTGACGCGGGCGACCACCCCGGCCGACCACCGCGCGCGGTCGAGGGGGCCGTAGTGCGTGTCGGTGATCAGCACCACGCGCAGACCGTCGAGCCCGCGGC
The window above is part of the Mycolicibacterium rutilum genome. Proteins encoded here:
- a CDS encoding metallophosphoesterase produces the protein MADTPAEVVESATPPRRRRHWRRFLIVAAILLLLFGVPWWTLLASGAAWPPAVFITGTVLFAAALVAMPSLMVFGHGRRHIDTAAAAGDALLGAGWVLFVWSVLGLALRLVLRLAGVAEPTAARVTAAAVVAVVAVLLVWGYAEAMRVPRVKDVDVAIPGLGRGLDGLRVVLITDTHYGPLDRARWSAGVVARVNELDADVVCHVGDIADGTVGVREPQAQPLASVTATCARVYVTGNHEYFSEAQGWLEYMDRIGWTVLHNRHIVIERGGDAMVVAGVDDATARSSGVGGHGADLDAALEGADRSLPVLLLAHQPKQVAEAVRARVDLQVSGHTHGGQIWPFNFLVRLEQPVVHGLSRHGERTQLYTSRGTGFWGPPFRVFAPSEITVLRLRRQE